From Algoriphagus sp. NG3, the proteins below share one genomic window:
- a CDS encoding helix-turn-helix transcriptional regulator, giving the protein MSAIFESIQVSDEVKRYVDHSFDIVNRIYDLLEKQGRTQRDLANLMGKKESEISKWMQGTHNFTLKSLAKIESVLGESLIVAPKPDEVLVRKEVLTFYHQNFEWKTASLQQNKLEQLINKTGHSISFQVAGETVSRKNTSTVEVSNIVQETYSYLKVA; this is encoded by the coding sequence ATGAGCGCAATTTTCGAATCAATTCAAGTAAGTGATGAAGTGAAGCGATATGTAGATCACTCTTTTGACATTGTCAATAGAATCTATGATTTACTGGAAAAACAAGGTAGAACCCAACGGGATCTAGCCAATCTAATGGGTAAGAAGGAATCTGAAATCAGTAAATGGATGCAGGGCACCCATAATTTTACCTTAAAAAGCTTGGCGAAGATTGAATCTGTTTTAGGTGAAAGCTTGATAGTAGCGCCTAAGCCAGATGAAGTTCTCGTGAGAAAAGAAGTTTTGACATTTTATCATCAAAATTTTGAATGGAAAACAGCTTCGCTTCAACAAAACAAATTAGAACAGCTAATAAATAAAACAGGGCATTCTATTTCCTTTCAGGTTGCAGGCGAAACAGTTTCAAGGAAAAATACATCTACCGTAGAAGTTTCTAATATAGTTCAAGAGACTTATTCCTATTTAAAAGTAGCATAA
- a CDS encoding ISL3 family transposase — MVIPSFIIPSGLRLSKAVLINQDPSLLIAAVSAQKRSACPCCGKRSKSIHGFYDRSLADLPVSGRETKVVLRVRKFFCKNRKCSRKVFTERFVDQIKPYSRCFSRSADLVRSVGTELGGNKGAALCKVIGYPISSSTVLRTLKGIGVTVRTLTSGTIGVDDWAYKKGRNYGTIIVDLINREVIDLLPDREADTLADWLKAHPEVHTVSRDRASAYALGIRNGAPDAIQVADRFHLLVNLTDAFKRSLRRHSPVIKKCFEEMGSGQDSLLKTEEEKVIKETEPEPGDTPVLSAPIEGEARMVGNVGPDRQFKFQKARELHQEGYGIKAIAKQLGAGRKTIRKYLASECLVSREISGSRPLTNFCGFESELIRLSQTKTTYLNLFNHITEKGFNGKYSQFCERMNKLINDGKTAKTRENILLPLLKPVKTWSLSKLAFIALAKAGTLKEEDQKYLDILLQKSPEIKHSTDLAHSFRQLFVAKEEGSLTEWIKIAGAECSALKGFAKGINQDYEAVNQAVISTISNGQVEGQVNRLKTIKRNMYGRAGFELLRKIVLANSS, encoded by the coding sequence ATGGTCATCCCTTCCTTTATTATCCCTTCAGGACTTAGGCTCTCAAAAGCAGTTCTTATCAACCAGGATCCCAGTCTGTTGATTGCTGCTGTGTCCGCCCAGAAACGGTCTGCCTGCCCATGCTGTGGAAAACGGAGTAAATCCATTCATGGGTTTTATGACAGATCACTCGCTGACCTGCCGGTCTCAGGCAGGGAAACCAAAGTTGTCCTGCGTGTCAGGAAGTTCTTCTGTAAGAACAGGAAATGTTCCCGAAAAGTCTTTACCGAACGGTTTGTTGATCAGATCAAGCCCTACAGCAGATGTTTTTCCAGATCAGCTGACCTGGTCAGATCAGTGGGTACAGAGCTTGGGGGGAATAAAGGTGCCGCCCTCTGTAAGGTAATCGGATACCCCATCAGTTCATCTACTGTTTTGAGGACTCTCAAAGGAATTGGGGTTACTGTCAGAACATTGACCTCGGGAACCATTGGTGTTGACGACTGGGCCTATAAGAAAGGGAGGAATTACGGGACTATCATTGTCGACCTGATCAATAGAGAAGTCATTGATCTGCTTCCGGACCGGGAAGCAGACACGCTTGCAGATTGGTTGAAAGCCCACCCTGAAGTCCACACCGTATCCAGAGACAGGGCAAGTGCCTATGCGCTGGGTATCAGAAACGGGGCCCCTGACGCCATTCAGGTAGCCGACAGGTTTCATCTTCTGGTCAATCTTACCGATGCCTTTAAGAGATCCCTGCGCAGGCACAGTCCGGTGATCAAAAAGTGCTTTGAAGAAATGGGATCCGGGCAGGATAGTTTACTGAAAACCGAAGAAGAGAAAGTAATAAAAGAAACGGAACCGGAGCCCGGGGATACCCCGGTCTTATCGGCCCCTATAGAGGGAGAAGCACGGATGGTGGGGAATGTCGGTCCGGATAGACAGTTTAAGTTTCAAAAAGCCAGGGAACTTCACCAAGAAGGCTATGGCATCAAAGCTATTGCCAAACAGCTCGGGGCGGGCAGGAAAACAATCAGAAAGTACCTTGCCTCTGAGTGCCTGGTCTCAAGGGAGATAAGCGGGAGCAGGCCCCTTACCAACTTTTGTGGTTTTGAATCTGAACTGATAAGGCTTAGCCAGACCAAAACCACATACTTAAACCTTTTCAACCACATAACGGAAAAGGGTTTTAATGGAAAGTATAGCCAGTTCTGTGAGCGGATGAATAAACTGATCAACGATGGGAAAACCGCTAAAACCAGGGAAAACATCCTGCTACCTTTGCTCAAACCGGTTAAGACCTGGTCCCTGTCAAAACTGGCATTCATCGCCTTGGCAAAGGCCGGGACTTTGAAAGAAGAAGATCAAAAATACCTGGACATATTGCTACAAAAATCACCTGAAATCAAACACAGCACTGATTTAGCCCATTCCTTCCGCCAACTGTTTGTAGCCAAAGAAGAGGGCAGTTTAACGGAGTGGATAAAAATTGCGGGCGCCGAATGTTCAGCACTTAAAGGGTTTGCAAAAGGGATAAACCAGGATTATGAGGCAGTAAACCAAGCTGTCATATCCACGATAAGCAACGGGCAAGTGGAAGGGCAGGTCAATAGACTCAAAACCATCAAAAGAAACATGTATGGCAGGGCAGGATTTGAGCTTTTGAGAAAAATAGTACTGGCCAATTCCAGCTGA
- a CDS encoding helix-turn-helix domain-containing protein, translating to MGKPVLKVNRKTPEGIAGILKNNADFLLATRLNMVYHVARGHSSREVASWYGVSFKQVVNWVHRFEQNGVEGLENRSGRGRKSYLTDQQMDKIRSIVLEKSPEDYGINAKNWSGPGILKVIKEQFEVDYKPSQSYKLIEKMGLGFKKGSGVTIVE from the coding sequence ATGGGCAAGCCAGTTTTAAAAGTAAACAGAAAGACTCCGGAAGGAATAGCCGGAATCTTGAAAAACAACGCTGACTTCCTGTTGGCAACACGCCTGAATATGGTCTACCATGTAGCCAGGGGTCATTCAAGCAGGGAAGTTGCGTCATGGTACGGGGTCAGTTTCAAACAGGTGGTCAACTGGGTCCACCGTTTCGAACAAAACGGGGTAGAAGGACTGGAAAACAGGTCAGGAAGAGGGAGGAAGTCCTACCTTACAGACCAGCAGATGGATAAAATCAGAAGCATAGTTCTGGAGAAATCACCGGAGGATTACGGGATTAATGCCAAAAATTGGTCAGGCCCCGGTATTCTTAAAGTAATAAAAGAACAGTTTGAGGTAGATTACAAACCCAGCCAGTCCTATAAATTAATCGAAAAAATGGGGCTGGGATTCAAAAAAGGGAGTGGGGTCACTATAGTGGAATAA